The proteins below are encoded in one region of Rhodospirillaceae bacterium:
- a CDS encoding DNA ligase (NAD(+)) LigA, with amino-acid sequence MKRHASEKPVDALSEAEAAAELAWLAREIASHDEAYHGRDAPLVADAEYDALRQRNAAIEKEFPGLVRTDSPSKRVGVTAAEGFGKVSHSIPMLSLENAFDTEDITAFFDSVRRFLGLAAGTVIEATADPKIDGLSAALHYKNGTLSLGATRGDGTTGEDITKNLRQIADIPKTLEGKNIPAMLEVRGEVYMAREDFLKLNAARKKAGEAPFANPRNAAAGSLRQLDSSITATRKLRFFAYGWGQTNAPLGKTQREAMMRLKQFGFPVNSEAMLCKNDGATDAFYEKIQATRPDLPYDIDGIVLKINRLDWQERLGSVSRAPRWAIARKFPAEQAETILRDIQIQVGRTGALTPVAVLEPITVGGVVVSRATLHNADEIARKDLRVHDRVVIQRAGDVIPQIVRAIKEKRPDGTTPFDFPKKCPDCGSLAIRGEGEIIWRCTGGMICPAQAVERLRHFVSRNAFDIEGLGKTQVAAFWKEGRIKDPADVFRLKAMDSKQKAPLADCEGWGDLSAKNLFKAIAARREITLERFIYALGIRRVGVATARLLAKNYESLSNWRAAMATAENRESAAYQALRDIDGVGPGVADDVLRFFAEPRNAAMLDALAMELRVSDFVAPTALSEITGKTIVFTGNLEKMTRAEAKARAEALGAKVAGTVSTKTDFVVAGAAAGSKLKKAEALGVKILDEAAWRKLAGQEAP; translated from the coding sequence ATGAAGCGACACGCGTCTGAAAAACCGGTGGACGCGCTAAGCGAAGCAGAAGCGGCAGCAGAACTGGCCTGGCTGGCGCGTGAAATTGCATCCCATGACGAAGCCTATCACGGGCGCGACGCGCCGCTTGTCGCCGACGCCGAATATGACGCCCTTCGCCAGCGCAACGCGGCGATTGAAAAAGAATTCCCCGGCCTTGTCCGCACCGACAGCCCGTCAAAGCGCGTTGGCGTGACGGCGGCGGAAGGCTTTGGCAAAGTTTCCCATTCAATCCCGATGCTGTCCCTTGAAAATGCCTTTGACACAGAAGACATCACCGCGTTCTTCGACAGCGTCCGGCGGTTTCTGGGGCTTGCCGCCGGCACCGTCATCGAGGCCACTGCCGATCCAAAAATCGACGGCCTTTCGGCGGCGCTTCACTACAAGAATGGCACGCTTTCTCTGGGCGCGACGCGCGGCGACGGCACCACCGGCGAGGACATCACTAAAAACCTGCGCCAGATTGCCGACATTCCAAAGACGCTTGAGGGAAAAAATATCCCCGCCATGTTGGAGGTCCGGGGCGAGGTTTATATGGCGCGCGAGGATTTTCTAAAACTGAACGCGGCCCGCAAGAAGGCAGGGGAAGCTCCCTTCGCCAATCCGCGCAACGCCGCCGCAGGCTCGCTGCGCCAGCTGGATTCTTCAATCACGGCAACGCGCAAACTGCGCTTCTTCGCCTATGGCTGGGGCCAGACCAACGCACCCCTTGGCAAAACCCAGCGGGAAGCAATGATGCGGCTGAAACAATTCGGCTTTCCCGTAAATTCTGAAGCCATGCTTTGCAAAAACGACGGCGCAACCGATGCCTTCTACGAAAAAATTCAAGCGACCCGCCCCGACCTTCCTTACGACATCGACGGCATCGTTCTGAAAATCAACCGGCTGGACTGGCAGGAACGACTGGGCAGTGTCAGCCGCGCGCCACGCTGGGCCATTGCGCGTAAATTTCCAGCCGAACAGGCCGAAACCATCCTGCGTGATATCCAGATTCAGGTGGGCCGCACCGGCGCGCTGACCCCCGTTGCCGTACTGGAACCAATTACCGTTGGCGGCGTCGTCGTCAGCCGGGCGACCCTTCACAACGCCGACGAAATCGCGCGCAAGGATTTGCGCGTCCATGACCGCGTCGTCATCCAGCGTGCCGGCGATGTCATTCCGCAAATCGTTCGCGCCATCAAGGAAAAACGCCCGGACGGCACGACGCCATTTGATTTTCCCAAAAAATGCCCGGACTGCGGCAGCCTTGCCATTCGCGGGGAAGGCGAAATCATCTGGCGCTGCACCGGCGGGATGATCTGCCCGGCCCAGGCCGTGGAACGGCTGCGCCATTTCGTTTCGCGCAACGCCTTTGACATCGAAGGGCTGGGGAAAACACAGGTGGCCGCCTTCTGGAAAGAAGGCCGCATCAAAGACCCTGCCGATGTTTTCCGCCTTAAAGCGATGGATTCCAAACAGAAAGCGCCCCTTGCGGATTGCGAAGGCTGGGGGGATTTGAGCGCGAAAAATCTTTTTAAAGCCATCGCCGCCAGACGGGAAATCACGCTCGAGCGGTTCATCTACGCCCTTGGCATCCGCCGGGTCGGTGTCGCCACGGCGCGTCTGCTGGCCAAAAATTATGAAAGCCTTTCAAACTGGCGGGCGGCAATGGCAACAGCAGAAAACCGCGAAAGCGCTGCCTATCAAGCCCTTCGCGACATCGACGGCGTTGGCCCGGGCGTTGCCGACGATGTCTTGAGATTCTTCGCTGAGCCGCGAAATGCCGCCATGCTGGACGCCTTAGCCATGGAATTGCGCGTCAGCGACTTTGTGGCACCAACAGCTTTGTCTGAAATTACCGGCAAGACGATCGTCTTTACCGGCAATCTTGAAAAAATGACACGCGCCGAAGCAAAGGCACGCGCTGAGGCGCTGGGCGCAAAAGTTGCCGGCACCGTTTCGACCAAGACGGATTTTGTTGTCGCCGGGGCCGCCGCCGGGTCCAAGCTGAAGAAAGCAGAGGCCCTTGGGGTAAAAATTCTGGACGAAGCGGCGTGGCGGAAACTGGCCGGGCAGGAAGCCCCTTAA
- a CDS encoding X-Pro aminopeptidase gives MAGVDPLTPLLEKAGLRASTAEIRDLVAGVAAAPRGIDATAWLALLPSPPPPDLRAALLSMETETRTSFAREESTPVTSGRLDALRAELARQKLDGFLVPMEDEYQGETIPRAAARLPWLTGFTGSAGFAVVLPAKAAIFVDGRYTLQVREQVDPDCFTPLHLIENPPGKWLQAALEPGMKIGFDPWLLTASGLKPFSKACAVAKATLVACEENPVDCIWADRPPPPLSPVRAHDLRFSGRESTAKRVEIAASLGDADAAFLSQPATIAWLLNVRGGDVAHTPLPLSFAILYRDGSLDWFLDRRKLSSNLRAHLGPDVCVKPRRDLADVLAKLGREKRTILCHPRSTPVWVDARLRQAGASVREGLDPCALGKACKNAVELEGARAAHIRDGVAMVRFLSFLAEEGPKGRLTEISAADALEEFRRHGEYFQDLSFPTISGGGDHGAIVHYQVSPETDRNLAPGMLYLVDSGAQYLDGTTDVTRTLAIGIPNDEQRDRFTRVLKGHIALAQARFPEGTTGSQLDALARGPLWQIGLDYDHGTGHGVGSYLGVHEGPQGISKRPNAVGLRPGMILSNEPGYYKAGAYGIRIENLLVVVVAGVGLAGDGTALEFETLTLAPMDRSLIDAALLNPAETAWLDAYHARVFKTLSPLLGTSERDWLKAATQPI, from the coding sequence ATGGCAGGCGTAGACCCGCTGACGCCTTTGCTTGAAAAGGCGGGGCTGCGCGCATCCACGGCGGAAATCCGCGATCTTGTGGCCGGGGTGGCGGCGGCGCCTCGTGGGATCGATGCAACCGCCTGGCTTGCCTTGCTGCCTTCGCCGCCGCCGCCAGATTTACGCGCCGCCCTGCTTTCTATGGAAACGGAAACGCGCACCAGTTTCGCACGGGAAGAATCAACACCAGTGACATCCGGTCGCCTCGATGCGTTGCGGGCGGAACTTGCGCGCCAGAAACTGGACGGCTTTCTCGTGCCAATGGAGGATGAATATCAGGGCGAAACCATTCCCCGTGCGGCTGCCCGCCTTCCCTGGCTCACCGGCTTTACAGGGTCTGCCGGTTTCGCCGTTGTTTTGCCTGCGAAGGCGGCAATCTTTGTTGATGGGCGCTACACGCTGCAGGTCCGCGAACAGGTCGATCCGGATTGCTTCACGCCTCTTCATTTAATCGAAAATCCACCTGGGAAATGGTTGCAGGCGGCGCTTGAACCCGGCATGAAAATCGGTTTTGACCCCTGGTTGCTGACGGCATCCGGTCTAAAGCCCTTTTCAAAGGCCTGCGCGGTGGCGAAGGCGACGCTTGTTGCCTGCGAAGAAAATCCGGTGGATTGCATCTGGGCAGACCGGCCGCCGCCACCACTTTCGCCGGTCCGGGCCCATGATTTGCGTTTTTCCGGTCGTGAAAGTACGGCGAAGCGCGTGGAAATCGCGGCTTCCCTTGGGGACGCAGACGCAGCCTTTCTGTCGCAACCGGCAACGATCGCCTGGCTGTTAAACGTGCGCGGTGGCGATGTGGCGCACACGCCGCTGCCGCTTTCCTTCGCGATCCTTTACCGCGATGGCAGCCTCGACTGGTTCCTTGATCGAAGAAAGCTTTCCTCGAACCTGCGCGCCCATCTTGGACCGGACGTTTGCGTGAAGCCAAGGCGCGATTTGGCGGATGTGCTGGCAAAGCTTGGCCGGGAAAAGCGCACCATCCTTTGCCATCCGCGCAGCACGCCCGTTTGGGTCGATGCCCGTCTGCGCCAGGCGGGGGCGTCTGTCCGCGAAGGGCTGGACCCGTGCGCCCTTGGCAAGGCGTGCAAAAATGCCGTCGAACTTGAAGGCGCACGCGCGGCCCACATTCGCGATGGGGTCGCAATGGTTCGTTTTCTAAGCTTCCTTGCCGAAGAAGGGCCGAAGGGTCGCTTGACGGAAATTTCCGCCGCCGATGCCCTTGAAGAATTTCGCCGCCACGGCGAATATTTTCAGGATTTAAGCTTTCCGACCATTTCCGGGGGCGGCGACCATGGCGCCATCGTGCATTATCAGGTCAGCCCGGAAACGGATCGCAACCTTGCGCCGGGCATGCTCTATCTGGTTGATTCCGGCGCGCAATATCTTGACGGCACGACGGATGTAACGCGCACCCTTGCCATTGGTATCCCAAATGACGAACAGCGCGACCGTTTCACGCGTGTGCTCAAGGGCCATATCGCCCTGGCCCAGGCGCGGTTTCCGGAAGGGACGACGGGTTCGCAATTGGACGCGCTGGCTCGCGGCCCCTTGTGGCAAATTGGTCTGGATTATGATCACGGCACCGGCCACGGGGTGGGAAGCTATCTTGGCGTTCATGAAGGCCCCCAGGGAATTTCAAAACGGCCCAATGCCGTGGGCTTGCGTCCCGGCATGATCCTTTCGAACGAACCCGGCTATTACAAGGCGGGGGCCTATGGCATTCGCATCGAAAATCTGCTTGTGGTTGTGGTGGCCGGGGTGGGTCTTGCCGGCGATGGGACGGCTCTGGAATTTGAAACCCTGACGCTGGCCCCGATGGATCGTTCTTTGATTGACGCGGCGCTTCTGAACCCGGCGGAAACGGCCTGGCTCGACGCTTACCATGCGCGCGTGTTTAAAACCTTGTCGCCGCTTCTGGGTACGTCCGAACGCGATTGGTTGAAGGCGGCAACCCAGCCGATTTAA
- a CDS encoding DNA helicase II — protein MTELDMAETIPIPSPAGLDAPYLAGLNPEQRQAVEALDGPLLVLAGAGTGKTRVLTARIAHLLMTHKAIPGQVLAVTFTNKAAREMKARVSTLIGPVAEGLMLGTFHAICARILRRHAELLGLKSSFTILDMDDQLRLLKQVLSAANLDEKRWPARVLSNVIQRWKDRGLTPDKVPAANASDFADGKGIQLYAHYQERLKALNAVDFGDLILHCLTLFTGHEDVLATWQQRFKYLLVDEYQDSNVAQYLWLRLLAKENQNICVVGDDDQSIYGWRGAEVDNILRFEKDFPGAKVVRLERNYRSTHHILGAASGLIAKNTGRLGKELWTEDKEGERPVVRGVWDGEAEARLVGDDVENLHRKGNSLNEMAILVRAGFQTREFEERFLTLGVPYRVVGGLRFYERQEIRDAIAYFRVLVQPEDDLAFERIVNTPKRGIGAATLQAVHQLGRAASVSLAIAASRLVTTDELKPRARATLAGLLEDFSRWRGLLDGMAAGELAALILDESGYTEMWQKDKSPDAPGRLENLKELVAALEEFEDLPGFLEHVSLVMDKEAGGEGSEMVSLMTLHSAKGLEFDTVFLPGWEDGVFPHVRALDEGGKNGLEEERRLAYVGLTRARKRIYLSYAANRRIYNQWQSSVPSRFLDELPGEHVEVDRETGIYSGAGGGGARGLREAKSGYHWKGKGGHRADRNRVVEGKSRELASEASAFAVGARVFHQKFGYGLVRAAESDRLDVFFDKAGRKKVMASFVTAA, from the coding sequence ATGACAGAACTGGACATGGCAGAAACAATCCCCATTCCGTCGCCGGCTGGTTTGGACGCGCCCTATCTGGCTGGTTTGAACCCGGAACAGCGTCAGGCGGTGGAAGCCCTTGACGGCCCCCTGCTTGTGCTGGCCGGGGCGGGCACGGGAAAGACGCGCGTGCTAACGGCGCGCATTGCGCATCTTCTGATGACCCACAAGGCTATTCCGGGCCAGGTTCTGGCCGTGACCTTTACGAACAAGGCGGCGCGCGAGATGAAGGCGCGCGTGAGCACGCTTATCGGCCCCGTTGCCGAAGGGCTTATGCTTGGGACGTTCCATGCAATCTGCGCCCGGATTCTGCGGCGGCATGCCGAGCTTCTCGGCCTGAAATCAAGCTTTACGATTTTAGACATGGACGACCAGCTGCGCCTCTTGAAGCAGGTGTTGTCGGCGGCCAATCTGGATGAAAAACGCTGGCCGGCGCGGGTGCTTTCCAATGTGATCCAGCGCTGGAAGGATCGCGGCCTGACGCCGGACAAAGTGCCTGCTGCCAACGCGTCCGATTTTGCCGATGGCAAGGGAATTCAGCTTTACGCCCATTATCAGGAGCGGCTAAAGGCGCTGAACGCCGTCGATTTCGGCGATTTGATTCTCCACTGCCTCACCCTTTTCACGGGCCATGAAGACGTGCTTGCGACCTGGCAGCAACGCTTCAAATACCTGCTTGTCGATGAGTATCAGGATTCGAACGTCGCGCAATATCTGTGGCTTCGGCTGCTTGCGAAGGAGAACCAGAACATTTGCGTCGTCGGCGATGACGATCAGTCGATCTATGGCTGGCGGGGGGCGGAAGTCGACAACATCCTCCGTTTCGAAAAAGATTTTCCTGGTGCGAAGGTCGTGCGACTTGAACGCAACTACCGGTCAACCCACCATATTCTGGGTGCGGCTTCCGGCCTTATCGCCAAAAACACGGGCCGCCTCGGCAAAGAGCTTTGGACGGAGGATAAAGAGGGCGAGCGCCCGGTCGTGCGCGGCGTCTGGGATGGCGAGGCAGAGGCGCGCCTTGTCGGCGACGACGTTGAAAATTTGCATCGAAAGGGAAATTCCCTGAACGAAATGGCCATTTTGGTGCGCGCCGGATTTCAAACCCGTGAATTTGAGGAACGGTTTCTTACCCTTGGCGTGCCCTATCGCGTCGTCGGTGGCCTGCGTTTTTACGAACGTCAGGAAATTCGCGACGCGATCGCCTATTTCCGTGTGCTGGTTCAGCCCGAAGACGACCTCGCTTTCGAGCGCATCGTCAACACGCCCAAGCGCGGCATCGGGGCGGCGACGTTGCAGGCGGTGCATCAATTGGGGCGCGCGGCATCGGTGTCCCTTGCCATTGCGGCCTCCCGGCTGGTCACGACGGACGAACTGAAACCACGGGCCAGGGCAACCCTGGCCGGGCTTCTGGAAGATTTCAGCCGTTGGCGCGGGCTTCTCGATGGGATGGCGGCTGGCGAATTGGCGGCACTTATTCTGGACGAATCCGGCTATACGGAAATGTGGCAGAAGGACAAATCGCCGGATGCGCCGGGCCGTCTTGAAAATCTGAAAGAACTGGTGGCGGCGCTGGAAGAATTCGAAGACCTGCCCGGCTTTCTCGAACATGTCAGCCTGGTCATGGACAAGGAAGCGGGCGGCGAGGGCAGCGAAATGGTCAGCCTGATGACGTTGCACAGCGCCAAGGGGCTTGAATTCGATACCGTCTTCCTGCCCGGTTGGGAGGATGGGGTGTTTCCCCATGTGCGCGCCCTTGATGAAGGGGGCAAGAACGGCCTTGAGGAAGAACGCCGCCTGGCCTATGTCGGCCTGACGCGAGCGCGCAAGCGCATCTATCTGTCTTATGCCGCGAACCGTCGCATCTACAATCAGTGGCAAAGCAGCGTGCCCTCGCGTTTTCTAGACGAACTGCCGGGCGAACATGTCGAGGTGGATCGCGAGACGGGCATTTACAGCGGCGCGGGTGGCGGCGGTGCGCGCGGGCTTCGCGAAGCAAAATCCGGCTATCACTGGAAGGGCAAGGGTGGTCATCGCGCGGACCGCAATCGCGTGGTGGAAGGAAAAAGCCGCGAGCTTGCCAGTGAGGCATCGGCTTTTGCTGTTGGCGCGCGCGTCTTTCATCAAAAATTTGGCTATGGGCTTGTGCGCGCGGCGGAATCCGACCGGCTGGATGTTTTCTTCGACAAGGCCGGACGAAAAAAGGTCATGGCAAGTTTCGTAACGGCGGCCTAA
- a CDS encoding thioesterase, which produces MSNATSDETIQAPFCDFHSKVAESWLDFNGHMNVAYYTRAFDDATDLWWTRIGVGPEYVKAHKRSVFAVESHVVYKRELRLSDPIHVTVRLLGYDEKRIHLFFELHKSDPEYLSATQELMAVHVDMTKRAAVPFPEDVLGRLEKILQAHSKLPVPDAVGRHIALKRKRTS; this is translated from the coding sequence ATGAGTAACGCGACGAGCGACGAGACGATTCAAGCGCCATTTTGTGACTTTCACAGCAAGGTCGCGGAAAGCTGGCTTGATTTTAACGGCCATATGAACGTTGCTTATTACACACGCGCCTTTGACGATGCGACGGATCTCTGGTGGACCCGCATCGGGGTCGGGCCGGAATATGTGAAGGCTCACAAGCGTTCCGTCTTTGCGGTCGAATCCCATGTCGTTTACAAGCGCGAACTTCGCCTGAGCGACCCCATCCATGTCACCGTCCGGCTTCTCGGTTATGACGAAAAACGCATCCATCTTTTCTTTGAACTTCACAAATCCGATCCGGAATATCTTTCGGCAACTCAGGAATTGATGGCCGTTCATGTCGATATGACAAAACGAGCCGCCGTACCGTTCCCGGAAGACGTGCTTGGGCGCCTCGAAAAAATTCTTCAGGCCCATTCAAAATTGCCGGTCCCTGATGCCGTAGGTCGCCACATCGCGCTGAAAAGAAAGCGTACTTCCTGA
- a CDS encoding methionine synthase: protein MTNPSRDRTDELTHLLHQRILLLDGAMGTMIQGYDLDEAGYRGERFCDSKIDLKGNNDLLSLTQPAILSEIHRAYLEAGADLIETNSFNSTAIAQADYGLESVVYELNREGAAIAREAAAAMTAKTPEKPRFVAGVLGPTNRTASMSPKVDDPGFRNVTFDELVAAYDEAARGLIDGGADLLLIETVFDTLNAKAAIFAVLRRFAAQGFRLPVMISGTITDASGRTLSGQTPEAFWNAVAHADPLAIGFNCALGAKELRPHIQEIARLAGTYVSAHPNAGLPNAFGGYDATPDEMAGQLQEFAESGLVNLIGGCCGTTPDHIAAMAAAVADVAPRKIPDIEKRCRLSGLEPLTLGPVTGFVNVGERTNVAGSARFASLIRDEDYNTALDVARGQVVNGAQIIDVNMDDPMLEAETAMGAFLRMVAAEPDIARVPVMVDSSKWSVIEAGLKSIQGKGIVNSISLKEGEAAFVEIARAIRCYGAAVIVMAFDEKGQADSQARMVEICTRSYRVLTEQVGFPAEDIIFDANIFPIGTGIDVHRNFACDYIGAIAEIKATLPHALTSGGVSNVSFSFRGNNGVREAMHAIFLYHAVKAGMDMGIVNAGQLVVYEGIAPDLRERLEDLILNRRADATERLLEIAGSVKGAARENKEDLSWRDAPVDARLAHALVKGLTDYIVADAEESRLLKAHPIEVIEGPLMDGMNIVGDLFGSGKMFLPQVVKSARVMKQAVAHLLPFIEAEGGDGVAKKGKILLATVKGDVHDIGKNIVGVVLQCNNFEVLDLGVMVPYAKILEAAKKEKVDIIGLSGLITPSLEEMTINATEMERQGVTVPLLIGGATTSKVHTAVKIAPSYRAAPTVHVLDASRAVGVVSRLMSATRRDAFVAEIKTEYDTLRARHQAKGERGTGLRLDEARKAKFQIDWPKTTPPRPAFLGLKTLDAYPLAELVPRIDWTPFFRTWELAGTYPAILKDEKVGAVARDLFKDANAMLDRIVAENWLTAKGVFGFFPANAVHDDDVEIYKDDTRKEMRTTFHFLRQQMAKSKGRANFSLADFVAPKESGVADYLGVFAVTAGVGIEKRLSQFAGELDDFNGILLRALADRLAEAFAERLHERVRKEFWAYAPDEDLDNRGLIGEGYQGIRPAPGYPACPDHSEKEALFDLLEATPRAGIQLTDGYAMLPAASVSGFYFSHEDAQYFGIGRVGRDQVKDYARRKGVTVEQAEFTLAQNLSYERK from the coding sequence ATGACCAACCCTTCCAGGGACCGCACGGATGAACTGACCCATCTGCTGCACCAACGCATCCTCCTGCTTGACGGGGCGATGGGGACGATGATCCAGGGCTATGATCTGGACGAGGCCGGCTATCGGGGTGAGCGTTTTTGCGATTCCAAAATCGACCTCAAAGGCAACAACGATTTGTTGAGCCTGACCCAGCCGGCCATTTTAAGTGAAATTCACCGCGCCTATCTGGAAGCTGGCGCCGATTTGATTGAAACGAACAGTTTTAATTCAACGGCGATTGCCCAGGCCGATTACGGGCTGGAATCCGTTGTTTACGAGTTGAACCGCGAAGGTGCGGCCATTGCGCGTGAGGCGGCGGCGGCGATGACGGCGAAGACACCGGAAAAGCCGCGCTTTGTGGCTGGCGTTCTCGGCCCGACGAACCGCACGGCGTCGATGTCGCCAAAGGTGGACGATCCCGGCTTTCGCAACGTCACCTTTGATGAATTGGTGGCGGCCTATGACGAAGCGGCCAGGGGCCTGATCGACGGTGGCGCCGATTTGCTTTTGATCGAAACGGTGTTCGATACCCTGAACGCAAAGGCGGCGATCTTTGCCGTGCTGCGGCGTTTTGCGGCGCAAGGGTTTCGCCTGCCGGTGATGATTTCCGGCACGATTACGGATGCCTCGGGCCGCACCCTTTCCGGCCAGACGCCGGAGGCCTTCTGGAATGCCGTCGCCCATGCCGACCCGCTGGCCATCGGGTTTAATTGTGCACTTGGGGCAAAGGAATTGCGTCCCCATATTCAGGAAATCGCCCGCCTTGCCGGCACCTATGTCAGCGCGCATCCAAATGCGGGCCTTCCCAATGCGTTTGGGGGCTACGATGCGACGCCGGACGAGATGGCCGGCCAGTTGCAGGAATTTGCCGAAAGCGGCCTGGTGAACCTCATTGGCGGTTGCTGTGGAACGACGCCCGACCACATTGCCGCCATGGCGGCGGCGGTCGCCGATGTCGCGCCCCGAAAAATCCCCGACATTGAAAAGCGCTGCCGCCTAAGCGGGCTGGAGCCGCTGACCCTTGGCCCGGTCACGGGCTTCGTCAACGTTGGTGAGCGGACAAATGTTGCTGGTTCGGCGCGTTTTGCGTCGCTTATTCGCGACGAAGATTACAACACCGCCCTTGACGTTGCGCGCGGCCAGGTGGTGAACGGCGCGCAAATCATCGATGTCAACATGGACGACCCCATGCTGGAGGCGGAAACGGCCATGGGGGCCTTTCTGCGCATGGTGGCGGCGGAACCGGACATCGCGCGTGTGCCGGTCATGGTCGATTCCTCGAAATGGTCCGTGATTGAGGCTGGCCTCAAATCCATTCAGGGCAAGGGGATCGTCAATTCGATCAGCCTGAAGGAAGGCGAGGCGGCCTTTGTCGAAATTGCGCGCGCGATCCGGTGCTATGGCGCGGCTGTGATTGTCATGGCGTTTGATGAAAAGGGCCAGGCGGACAGCCAGGCGCGCATGGTCGAAATTTGCACGCGTTCTTACCGCGTCCTGACCGAACAGGTGGGGTTCCCGGCCGAAGACATTATCTTCGATGCAAATATCTTTCCCATTGGCACGGGGATCGACGTCCATCGCAATTTTGCCTGCGATTACATCGGTGCCATCGCCGAGATCAAGGCGACGCTGCCCCACGCGCTGACAAGCGGCGGCGTCAGCAATGTCTCGTTCTCGTTTCGCGGCAACAACGGTGTGCGCGAGGCGATGCACGCGATTTTTCTCTACCACGCTGTCAAGGCCGGCATGGACATGGGGATCGTGAATGCGGGGCAGTTGGTTGTTTATGAGGGGATTGCGCCGGATTTGCGCGAACGCCTTGAGGATCTCATCTTGAACCGGCGGGCGGATGCGACGGAACGCCTTCTTGAAATCGCCGGCTCGGTCAAGGGCGCAGCGCGGGAAAACAAGGAAGACCTTTCCTGGCGGGACGCGCCGGTTGACGCGCGTCTGGCCCACGCCCTGGTCAAGGGCCTGACGGATTACATCGTCGCCGATGCGGAAGAGTCTCGCCTTTTGAAAGCGCACCCCATTGAGGTGATTGAGGGACCGTTAATGGACGGCATGAACATCGTCGGCGATCTTTTCGGTTCCGGAAAAATGTTCCTGCCCCAGGTTGTAAAAAGCGCCCGCGTCATGAAGCAGGCGGTTGCCCATCTGCTCCCCTTCATCGAAGCGGAAGGCGGCGATGGTGTGGCGAAGAAAGGAAAGATCCTGCTTGCAACCGTCAAGGGGGACGTCCACGACATTGGAAAAAACATCGTCGGTGTTGTCCTGCAATGCAACAATTTCGAAGTGCTGGACCTTGGCGTGATGGTCCCTTACGCAAAAATTCTAGAGGCGGCAAAAAAAGAAAAGGTCGATATTATTGGCCTAAGCGGGCTGATCACGCCTTCCCTGGAAGAAATGACGATCAACGCCACGGAAATGGAGCGGCAAGGCGTCACCGTGCCGTTGCTGATCGGTGGTGCGACCACATCAAAGGTTCATACGGCGGTGAAGATTGCGCCCAGCTATCGCGCTGCGCCAACGGTCCATGTGCTCGACGCATCGCGCGCCGTTGGCGTCGTCAGCCGCCTGATGAGCGCGACCAGGCGGGACGCTTTTGTGGCTGAGATCAAGACGGAGTACGACACCCTGCGCGCCCGTCACCAGGCGAAAGGCGAACGCGGCACGGGCTTGCGTCTCGACGAGGCTCGCAAGGCAAAATTTCAGATCGATTGGCCAAAAACAACGCCGCCGCGTCCCGCTTTTCTGGGTTTGAAAACCCTGGATGCTTATCCGCTGGCCGAGTTGGTTCCGCGCATCGACTGGACGCCGTTTTTCCGCACCTGGGAGCTTGCAGGCACCTATCCCGCTATTCTCAAGGATGAAAAAGTGGGCGCGGTGGCGCGTGACTTGTTCAAGGATGCGAACGCGATGCTGGACCGCATCGTTGCTGAAAACTGGCTGACGGCAAAAGGCGTCTTCGGGTTCTTTCCGGCGAACGCTGTCCACGACGATGACGTTGAAATTTATAAAGACGACACGCGAAAGGAAATGCGCACGACCTTTCATTTTCTGCGTCAGCAGATGGCGAAATCGAAAGGAAGGGCGAATTTCAGCCTGGCGGATTTTGTTGCCCCAAAGGAAAGCGGCGTTGCCGATTATCTCGGTGTTTTTGCGGTGACGGCGGGGGTCGGGATTGAAAAAAGGCTCAGCCAGTTTGCCGGCGAACTGGACGATTTCAACGGCATCCTTTTGCGCGCCCTGGCCGACCGTCTGGCCGAAGCCTTTGCCGAACGTCTGCATGAACGCGTGCGCAAGGAATTCTGGGCCTATGCGCCGGACGAAGACCTGGACAATCGCGGGCTGATTGGTGAGGGCTATCAGGGCATTCGCCCGGCGCCGGGTTATCCGGCCTGTCCGGACCACAGCGAAAAAGAAGCGCTTTTCGACCTGCTGGAGGCAACGCCACGCGCCGGCATTCAGCTGACGGACGGCTACGCCATGCTGCCGGCGGCTTCGGTTTCGGGCTTTTACTTTTCCCATGAAGACGCCCAATATTTCGGCATTGGGCGTGTTGGGCGCGATCAGGTTAAAGATTATGCCAGACGCAAGGGGGTCACGGTTGAACAGGCCGAATTCACCCTTGCGCAAAACCTGTCCTATGAGCGCAAGTAA